The Methanolacinia petrolearia DSM 11571 genome has a segment encoding these proteins:
- a CDS encoding PPK2 family polyphosphate kinase, with protein sequence MLAEELIAKFRIDEGQKVKLRDYDTGWKVSDEIAYFQKEEVKNKAKDILEKNREDLARGQSLLWANNTYSLLVIIQGMDTAGKDSLIKHVMSGVNPQGCRVSSFDVPSKEELDHDYFWRCNLKLPKRGEIGIFNRSYYEEVLITKVHPEILEGRHLPQKEFHDEFWKMRYEDINSYERHLSNSGTVVLKFFLHISKEKQKERLLARFENESKYWKISPSDIAERKFWDNYIRAYEDMLNNTSTKSAPWYIIPADYKWVARTIVSDIIASKLISLHDSYPAVSEETLEKIKKAADMLKNE encoded by the coding sequence GTGCTGGCAGAAGAACTTATTGCAAAATTCAGGATCGATGAAGGTCAGAAAGTTAAACTCAGGGATTATGATACCGGATGGAAAGTGAGTGATGAGATAGCTTACTTCCAGAAGGAAGAGGTAAAAAATAAAGCGAAGGATATTCTTGAAAAAAACCGTGAAGATCTGGCACGCGGGCAGTCCCTTTTGTGGGCGAATAACACCTACTCCCTTCTTGTAATTATTCAGGGGATGGATACGGCCGGCAAAGACAGCCTCATCAAGCATGTAATGTCCGGCGTAAATCCCCAGGGATGCAGGGTGAGCAGTTTCGATGTTCCGTCGAAAGAGGAGCTGGATCATGATTATTTCTGGAGATGCAACCTCAAGCTTCCGAAAAGAGGGGAGATCGGCATCTTCAACCGTTCTTATTACGAAGAGGTCCTGATCACAAAAGTCCACCCGGAAATACTTGAAGGACGCCATCTTCCACAAAAAGAGTTTCACGATGAATTCTGGAAGATGAGATATGAGGATATTAATTCATATGAAAGGCATCTTTCTAACAGCGGAACGGTCGTCCTGAAATTTTTCCTTCATATCTCCAAAGAAAAGCAGAAGGAACGGCTTCTCGCCCGTTTCGAAAACGAGAGCAAATACTGGAAGATATCGCCCTCGGATATTGCGGAGAGAAAGTTCTGGGATAATTACATCAGAGCATACGAGGATATGCTGAATAATACGAGCACAAAGAGCGCTCCGTGGTATATTATTCCTGCCGATTACAAATGGGTTGCAAGGACGATCGTGTCCGATATCATCGCCTCGAAACTAATCTCCCTTCACGATTCATATCCCGCCGTTTCAGAAGAGACCCTGGAGAAGATAAAAAAAGCCGCAGACATGCTGAAAAACGAATGA